ACTGTCTATGCACAGTTTGCTTGTTTCGGATTTAACTGTGAAGCACTTACCTCTTCATCCCTCGCCGGAATTCATACAGTCTCTGTCCTTCAGGAATGCCAAAGACTCTAATAACAGTACCCTATGTTGCAGACGATGGATGGTTAGACAGGAGGataacaaaaatgaaaaaggggATAAAAGAGGGGTCAAGTCCTCACCTTCTCTGAGGCGCTGGCCAGTTTGGTTCCAGAGGGGTTGAAGGTGAGGGCGGCCAAGGGACTGTCGTGGGCCTGAATCAGCGTCACAGTGCTCTAACAGAGGCAAACAAGTGCTTTCATCAACACTGGGATTTTTCATGACACATGACAACAGCAGTATTTCTTTCCATTATGTGGTTGTGTTAGAAAATTCAATGCAGCCTTACCAGGTTGTTGGCATCATATATCGTGATCTCCCCGATGGTGGCACTGCCAGGGTACGCCAGGTAGGAGTTACTGTGGTTGATGGAAAGAGCGCAGAGACCTACGAGGGAGTGCAGAGGAGGATTTAAACcgtttcatgtgtttttttctctttcttccagaCTCCTTTTGGGCCAATTGTGTAAGCTGGTTCATCTGTTGTCTATCGGGGGCCATTACTTGTCTAAAACatttttccacaaaaaaaaactacttcaaTAGAGACTGATGACGGTTGCTATAATTCAGCATATTTGTTGTCAGTTGTCATGGGGTTGCTACTAGGTCAAATATGAATTTAAACCAATTAACAAATCATTAAAGTgaacaaatgattaaaaaatataatgtaaatagtTATTGTACTTAATGAttagatttttgtatttgtgtatttttccagtttaaatctaaatttgaaTGCTTAAGATAATGAACTattgtaaaaaactaaaaaattaTAATGGTTCAGGCAGAGGGATACTGGTCAAGATTcacttaaaataaattgtaggaaaaaatatatatacatatatgtatatatctttACAAATATTTCGTTGAGCCACCTGACATGTTTTTGGTGCTGAAGTTAAAAATACTGTTAAAAATTGAATTTAAGCAGTTTGAAAAGTTATTTATCAAATTAGACATATAGTACACAGTAAATATTTGCCAAATGCCTGGTTtgacttcttttaaattatGAGTATTTATCCCATCAGACTTTGCACCCCCCTGAGTAGCTTTAGAGCAATAGCAGCTTCATCTTCCAAATGAAAAGTCTATGTAGTCCTAATAAAATGCACTCACGCTCACTTAGTGGTTTTGCTGCTACAGCCATACTAGATGTGGTTTGAGCAGTAGCTTCTGGTGGCTAATGTTAGCACACATAGAGAGATTTGATCCACAACTGACATTACTACTTTATGACTCTTTACCATAACCCTGTCCTGTAAATGTGACTTTATATAATCCGTATGTGTGTATAACAGCTTGAGCGTACCCGAGGGGTTGATGGGTGTGTTGAGCAGGGTCTTGAGtagtttcatgtctttgataTTGTGGATGTAGATGGATTCCTCCAGGCACACCACCAGCCGCTGAGGGGACAGTGACACAGAGATTAGTACAGAACCAGCGAGATTACAGGTTTGCGGACGGGTCTATTTCCTGCGTCTCACCTGTCTGTTGAGCCTGACGGACAGGATGTCATTGGAGTAGCTGTAGTTGCATATCTCTGTGCCCTTCTTGAAGTGGTAGACGTTCATTCGCCGCGGCATGGACAGGctgaccaccaccaccagactGCTGGAAAACAGCCGCTCCACTATATACACCTCCGAACATTcgactgggagagagagacgagaggacaGCTGGGTACTTTGACTTAGAAAAGCTATGGAAACTTAAATCATGGGAGAAGGAACCCCTCAATGGTGACTCtgaagtatttacattttttgggcgaatagtttttcctcactctagtCAAGGGTTACGGACAGAGGATGTCCACTGCAcattgtacagattgttaaacCCTTGGGATTTGCGAATACGGGCTATACCAATAAAATGTGGTTGTTTGATTAAATGTAATCTCATATTACCAATAACACAAAGGCGAACGCTGCATCCTCTTCTGCTGTTTGATTCTGATTTGTTGTCCGACACTTTAAACAGTTTAACAGACAAAGACTTTTTCTCTCATTGCAGCTTCTGAGGATTACAAAACTGAGCGTTCCTCCATGTTGACCCCTGTATGCAGAACATGTCGTGGCCGGTCTGAGCTGTTGTCTGACCAAGGTGAACTGTACTTCTTTACTTGTGTCACCTTGCCGTTACGGCCCATCTTCTGACGGAGGGGATGCTGGTGCACATGCATGACAGGAGATTTCATAAACACCCACAAAACATGTACATTCTGTACTGTGGATGTGGGAGCTGTCACACGTGCATTCGACGCTCCTGAGAAAAGAGACTAAAGAGCCAATTTCTTCCTACCTCCCTCATGGATGCAATCTAGTTTGTCCACAGCAGTGACTGAGAAGAGCTGGTAGCCCGTCTTGGTGCCCACAGACAGAGaactacaaagaaaacacacacacacacacatacaaacaacacagaacagaacATGTTATTAACCACATCCATCACAGTTATGGTAAAACAAATAGATTAACAAATACtgtgattgactgactgactaattGATCCTGTATTTGAAGTGAAATTCCAGGAAACTATTGTTTGCACCAAAACGGATAAATGTATTTGGCTTGCAACTGAAATGAAGATGTATTTCCATGCACGCACATATAATCAGTGTAGTATAAAAATTGCACACAGCAGGGAGTGAAATCTATATAAAGGGTGTTATAAGCCACTGGCCTCAGTTAGCTTCCATTGGAGAGTTATTCCGATGGTGTTGGATGAGTGGGATCATCAAATACTTGCGGCATGTGCTCACATGAGCTGAGGTGACTAGTTTACAGTAAAACTGATGTGTAATAGTAGCAAATGGCCACAACTGACAGGAGGCGGTGACCGGGTCTGACCTGAGCTGTACTTCCCCTGAGGAGGTGCTTTTTCTCCCCAGTCTATCTTATCTTGTTTAGACAACTTAGCCGTTATGCATCTTCCATTAAAAACCTGTAAAGTGCCTCAGAGATTGTTCCCCTTATCTTATCATGGCTAAAGACAAAAATGGGACACAATGACAAAGGGATTAGAAGGACGGGTGTTTGACCACCTGCTTAGTTTTACAAGCAGTGCCCCGGTGGATGTTTATGTACACACCTGTatctgaaaaaacacagagctggGTGTGTctgttaatttgtattttacCCCCTAATAAGGCCGTAACATGGGACAATGGACACCTACAGGACAGATATGATTGGTTAAAATGAGTGGGGGGTCCAAACTGACACAGGAAAGTTGTTTCCAGTAATAAttgacaaaacacatttactgctACTGTTGCAGGTTAATTATTAACTGTACGTTACTTGCTGCCATGCATCATGTTGGAGTTATATAGCATGAACTGCATTTGGTGACTAACTGTGGTTTAATGTGCAACAGGCCCAGGAGATCGGATCAGTGGCCTACTTCACTTTCAGCTGAAGTTTCATCAAAGCATACACAAGGTCGTAGTTCGTTTTGacgctcacacacattcacactgttttaAAAACGAGCCGCAGTGTGTAAATACGATTGAAAACAATGATGCAACAGTCAGGTGCATGGAGGGAGATTGAGTTCACGCCGGGCCCCGGGCCGCGGGGTCGCTTACGTGGTGTCCTGGTTGAAGGAGGCGCAGATGAAGCCTCGGTCCGCCGCGGGGCCCTCCGGCAGGTCCTGGGTCTCCATCCGAGCCGCCGAGCTCGCTCCCCGTCTCGCCGGCCGAGGTCGGAGGCCTTTAGGCTCGGGTCGATCCCCGCTTCCCCCCCCTTCCTCTGGTTCTCCAAGCGCCACGCTCACACTCTTCTCCGGGGAGAGGAATGTCCGGGGCTGAGGTTCAGGTGGTacacatctctcacacacaaacacacagagcggACTGAGCCCAACAAAAGACCCGAAAACAACCCCTCCTCACCGAGCCGCCTCCTCCGCTCAGCGCACGGTCTTATTATTGTGTTATTAACTTTCAATATTctcactgcaaaacaaaaacagctgatGGGAGGATGCGTCACTCCGAGCCGCGTCGCGATTGGCTGGCAGCTGCACGTCGACCAGTCCTCTCCGGGATTCCTGTTGGTGGACCTTCTTAAAGCCTCGGATTGATTTGACAGCGCGACTGTCACTAAAATAGGAGCCGCCCAGTTGGAGTTAAGAAGCTGTTGATTGGCCAATTCCACTTTCAGTCTCGTCACGAGGAATTGTTTTGATGATTTGATTGGGTGAGAGACGCGCAGCAAGATGCCGAGACACATCAGCCATCCCAACTGTGGGACAAAGCTTTTTGCTGTTAATGAaatatcatttagctgattaaggtgtttttaatttgtttttcattcaaattacatgtttgtttttttaactctaTCTTATGCTACTTCATACTTGAACACAATAGTTGAGTGGaaaatactgtactttttaTCCAACTATGTTTATCTGATACTTTGCAGGTGTAACAAGAACATAATTTTATCAAGTTAAGGTAGCTACATCCCAACAAGCTATTAAAATCATGAAACTGTAATAATATCTTATATAATGACACCACACTCTCAGGTGCCATATTTATCCAAGATGAgtattttgatttatattttatatctatattttaagtacaatttctttataatatatatgtacTTTTATGTGAGTAACATTCTAAATGTAGTCTATACTTGCTGTTGCTTTTCTGTGGTATTACTACTTCAAGCAGAGAATATATACTTTAACACATACCTACATTCTTACCCAACCATCATCTAAACATCATCTACTGGCAAAGATTGAATATACAATAATCCtagttttcactagtgtgttttgtctaaattgtacgaattgtcTTTACCCTAGAaagggccctttatatttaaatactttatatttacaccgggagcgggtcctctctacggaggccgccatgtttgtttttttacagtagtcaaaactggacaaactaaacaccttttgagtttttatgaaaactgaaggccACCACAAGTTCTCTATCGTGTTTGGATATGACAGCGTCATGAGGGTTTCattttgagtcaaatttgaatatcGGGGCTTATGGACATTTGGATGACACGACAGGAGTTGTGGtgtagtttttttacattgaagaattgatcaccagttacttcaattgtattggatttggctgcaacactgtttaaccctgaaagtgttctgtggactcaaacacttcccccgccccctccatcggcatagtggtgagtagataatgagggaattttcatttttgggtgaactatccctttaaagagTGCcctcatgtttttaaatgcaacgAGAAGACTTCAGGGGATCACCACTAATCTCTAAATAAAAACAGCGACGAGAGTTTCCTATAATCAAGGTTAAATTTAATCAGGTTATTAAtcgatttttttctttttttattgccgAGCGATTTCCTTGACGTCACGATTTCCGCGCGGTTCCCTTTAAGGTTGCCAGGGGTTACGGGCTCACATGTCAGAACGAGGAGAATTGACGTCAGTGGCGGccgctgattggctgctggcCGTATCCGGTGGGGCAGCGGTCCAGGgctcggggaaaaaaaaaatcgaagCGAGGAGGATCTGGTAACGGTTCGCTCCTGAAAAACATCGTCCATCCCGAGTCTCTAGCGAAGGGCTCGGCAGGAATTCTTACACTTTCCCGTGAGTATCCGCGTCTCTCCCCGTTGCGCGGAGCGTGTGACCTCTGAACAGGCTGAAATTTGCTTCCTCCGTCGCTCGTTTGTTTATGATAGAGCTCAAGATGGCGTCATTAGAGGAGAGCTTTG
This is a stretch of genomic DNA from Hippoglossus stenolepis isolate QCI-W04-F060 chromosome 21, HSTE1.2, whole genome shotgun sequence. It encodes these proteins:
- the LOC118100629 gene encoding WD repeat domain phosphoinositide-interacting protein 1, with protein sequence METQDLPEGPAADRGFICASFNQDTTSLSVGTKTGYQLFSVTAVDKLDCIHEGVECSEVYIVERLFSSSLVVVVSLSMPRRMNVYHFKKGTEICNYSYSNDILSVRLNRQRLVVCLEESIYIHNIKDMKLLKTLLNTPINPSGLCALSINHSNSYLAYPGSATIGEITIYDANNLSTVTLIQAHDSPLAALTFNPSGTKLASASEKGTVIRVFGIPEGQRLYEFRRGMKRYVSISSLSFSADAQFLCASSNTETVHIFKLEQHSPSQDEESPTWSAYMGKMFTAASTYLPAQVSDMMHQDRAFATVRLNMFGLKNICALATIQKLPRLLVASSDGFLYIYNVDPQDGGDCVLVQRHRLFDSGEEQVEQSEEDKTEDVPPQPASQSYAATVALPSTPPSATTLMGYSEDGGAQKGDVIPEHEFAESPVCLDDENEFPPVGNQSN